AGATCCGGCCCATAGCATTTGCAAGCAGAGGCTTGAGGCCGACAGAGCGCAATCCAGTTAATTATAGCTCCATGAAGCTGGAGTTTTTGGCGTTAAAATGGGCCATGACGGAAAAGTTCCGTGAATATTTGCTTGGCCACAGGTGCATTGTCTTTACGGACAATAATCCTCTTAGCCATCTGTCGTCAGCTAAACTTGGTGCTTTGGAGCAGCGCTGGGCAGCCCAGCTTGCAGCCTTTGATTTTGAGGTTCGCTACCGTCCCGGTAAAGCTAACGCTAATGCAGATGCCCTGTCCCGTATGCACCCACCTGTAGTAGTAGACTTTGACACAATAGTCTCTGGTACAGCAATTCCACCGCCCTTGAAGCAAGCTTTGCAAGCTCAAGGGCCTGAAGCCTGTCAGGCTGCTGTTCAAGCTTTGCCCCAGCATCCACCTGCTGATATTGCTGCACTTCAGCAGGCGGATTCTGTGATCATGGAGGTGTGTGCACTTTGGCGGCAGAATCAATACCCTGACCGTGAGAAGCGCCGGCAGCTATCCCAGCTAGCTTTGGTGCTCCTCAAACAGTGGGATCGGCTGACTGAACAGGCTGGAGTGGTTTATAGGCAGGTTTTGCGCTCCGATGGTGGGGAAGCGGTTCTCCAGGTTCTTTTGCCGGCTGCTCTGAAAGAAAAGGTCCTCACTGAGGTTCACCAAAACCATGGCCACCAAGGTGTGGATAGGACCTTGGAATTGCTCAGGCAGCGGTGCTATTGGCCGGGTATGACCTCTGATGTGAGACACTGGTGTCAAACCTGTGAGCGGTGCCAGGTGGCCAAGGATTCTGGGCCACCGGCCCGGAGCTTCATGGGGCATTTGTTGGCCTCTGAGCCAAATGAAATTTTGGCAATGGACTATACCATGCTGGAACCAACCGGCAATGGGCTTGAGAATGTCCTTGTGTTGACTGATGTTTTTAGCAAATACACTCTTGCTATCCCCACTCGGGATCAAAGAGCCTCTACTGTGGCCCAGGTGCTTGTCAATGAGTGGTTTTCAAAGTTTGGTGTCCCAGTGCGAATTCATTCCGATCAGGGTCGGAATTTTGAAAGTGCCCTTATTCAGCAGCTATGTGGACTTTACGGGATTGAGAAGTCCCGAACCACTCCTTACCATCCTGAAGGGAATGGGCAATGCGAGCGGTTCAACCGCACGCTTCACAACTTGTTGCGCACCCTTCCAGCCTCTCGCAAAAGCAATTGGCATTCTTGTCTACCACAGGTAATGTATGCTTATAACACCACCCCCCACCAATCGACTGGGGAGTCGCCCTTTTTCCTAATGTTTGGCCGTGAGGCAAGGCTCCCAGTTGACTTCTTGTTGGGGAGAGTGCAGGATCCTGTTGGTGGGGCAGTAAATGACTGGGTGCAAGAGCACCAGACCCGGTTGCACCTGGCTTTTGAAGGTGTTCGagaaaggttaaaggtcacagcTGAGCGCCGAAAAAGGAACCATGATCAGACTGTTCGGTCACAGCCCCTGGTGGAGGGCCAGATGGTGTTGGTGAGAGATCTGGGCAGGAGAGGTCGTTGTAAGATTCAGGATAAGTGGAATTCAGTTGTGCATAGGGTGATCAAGGCTCCCCCTGGAGAAGGTCCTGTGTATACTGTGGCACCATTAGATGACCTCACCAAGGTCAAGTGGGTGCATCGAACGTTGCTTAAGGCCGTGGTTGGGGTCGCTTCTCCGGGCAGCACTTCTGATTCTCCTCCTATTCCCCCGGGCCAGCTGGTGATGCAAGACGAATCATCCGATGATgatttgttggttttggtgAGGGAAACCCCTACCCCATCCGCTGGCCGGATGGCCAGAGAAACCCAAACAGCACCTGCATTGGCACTGCCTGCCGCTGCAGTCGTACCTGTGCCCCCTCCCCATTCTGTCCCTCTGGCAGTCACTCCCCCAGGGATTAATGAAACTGCCATGCGGCGGACAGCCCGATCCACGGCTGGCCAACATCCCAACCCCCATCGTCTTCCCAGGCCTGCCAATGAAATGGCTCAGGCGAGGCCTCCACCCGCCCAGTCCAAcgctgtgtctgttttcttcaggCCCTGGCATTGACCCTTATATCTTTTCAGCGCATCGTCGGGTCGACGATGAAAAAGGGGGGGGTGGATTGTAGCAGTATGCTGGGGCTGATTGAATTTAAGTCTGCCGCTCTGCACTTTACCTGGCGCTGTAGCCTATTAACGTAGAGGGCGAGGGAATAAAAGGGGGCCGTGTCCCTCTCTTGTCCTCGCACTTCCTGGCTCGAAGGCCCTCCCGCTTCCCGGCCTTCCGCTTCCTCCTTTGTACTCGAGACGGTGGTCCATTGTGGTTAAGGGGATGGTGGCGATTCTCCCTGTTTGCCAAAGACATTAAAAGGACAAGCTGATCCCGAACGCATCACGCACCACAGACGCTCCAGTGAAGTACGGAGCGGTGCCGAGGCTCCTCGTCACTGTCCTCCTCGGAAGGGTTCCTGTTGTTCGGGACCCGTGGCTAACGGTGGATATAAAGTAAGGTCCAGGAACACTGCTGCTTCGCCGACCCGCAGTTTGTGGTGGCTGGGTGCTGTGGATGGCTCTGTTGCCCCGTTAAATAGACTGTCGGTTGTGCATCTTTTCTGCTTCGCTTGCTTCTTGCTTCGCTTGCTGCCGCTGCTACCGCTGCTACGGTGACGGTTTCTGCAGGCTGCTGCCTGCTCCCCCAGGTCGCCGGTGTCCGGCCCCCCCTTCTGGGCGCCGGGCTTAGCGAGAGCTGCCCcgtcaggactgtgtgtgtgtgtgtgtgtgtgtgcgcgcggttgtttgtttgtgaagggATGAATGGTCATATTCACTGACTGGCTGTGTGGACGAGTGAGCGTGTGCAGGGGTTAGATGGGACcaggtatttttatgttttctttgaatgtattgttttgagTTAATTGGCTGGTCATTTAtcaattagtttatttttattgaacgACTGTGTCCATtggttattttctttatttctttctttttttgtttgtttgtttgtttagtatCTTGTTTGGGTTGTTTGCTAAATTGTCATTAAGCTAATGGtctaattattgttttcttgtttcattgaGTTTCAGTCCTAGACTggtaatattgttttgttttgtttggacaATCgttagtttacatttttataagggatttgtgtttatgtatctTGTTGATTAATTGTGTTTTCCCTTCCCTCCATAGTTGCTGCGAGCCGACGGTGGTGGCGGTGTCCTGGGTGGTGGTTCCTCTTTGTGTGCTGTGATTCTGGATTTGGTTGCTTTGCACTtcacctttgtgtgtgtcacgtgAGCGTGGGGtgccttttcttgttttggacTCCTTCCCCCCACATTGTCCCTCACCGTTGGTGAGCCTCAGCTATTGGAGCAGGGTGTTAATTATTAGTTCGGTCGTGAACTACCCTTTTTAACTTGTGAGACCAACTTCCAATAAACgtgttcattatttttgctACCGTGAACCACGTCTCCTGCCCTTCCTTGTATTACTTACCTGTGTGCCTTCCtttatagttatatttatttacaattccCTGGGTGCAATTCCCAGGGTGGCGTTGTTGGTTTCTTTGTCCTAAATTTAATAATCGTAGTATAACATTCTGAGCCCTCGCATCGCCACATTTAGCTGAACTAATTCGATTTTTACATATCATATGTCTTGATTTTGTGATAGTCATCTTTctggttattttttttcctgtgtgcagTTTTAACCAGCGTGCTTATCGCTGGCTTCAGGTCATGGTCTTTGCAGTGGAGGAAATTAACAATAACTCAAATCTCCTGCCGAACTTCACCCTTGGCTATCTGGCAGCTGATACCTGCATGGCAGAGAGCGCCACTCTGTTATCAGCCATGGCTATGGTAATTGGACAGGAAGTTCATCTGGGGAACTCGGGATGTGGATCTGTGCCTGTAGTGCCAGTTATTGTTGGTGATGCATTCACTTCATCCTCCATTGTTGTGGCAAACACCCTTGGGGTGTTTGATCTACCCATGGTGAGGAGACGTGATGTGCTGCAAACATAATGGTTCATGTGCTTGTTAGTTTTGTATTTAGTTGCATGTAATACTGTGTCACAGTACTATATGtctctcttcttgtctttcacatttgtgtttgtgttctctgtGAGTTAATGAGGGTTTCTGTTTGCTGCTCCTGTTAGGTAGTATATATTTTCTGGCAATTGACAAAAGCACCAGCCTAAAAAAACTGGAGCTGATTCTCGGGCACTGTAGCTGCTCACTGCTCCTACGTAGTCAAGATGGGTCAAATGCAGAGGATGAAGTTTCTCTTCTGGGACTTCTTTATGAGTCAACTTATCTGTCTACTTCTGTTTTTCATACTCACTATCACTTGCTTTATTTACtatctttctgtctcctctaACTGTGTAACAACCCTTTTATTCTTCTTCAGGTGAGCTATGCAGCCTCCTGTGTGTGCTTGAGTGATAAGAGGAGGTATCCGCTGTTCTTCCGCACAATGCCCAGCGATGCTGCACAAGCGTGGGCCATGGCTGAGCTGCTGCGCATGATGGGGTGGACCTGGGTGGGGCTTGTGTCTGCGGATGATGATTTTGGCAGATCTGGGATTCAGATGTTACTGGATGCCCTCAGGGGAACGGAAGTGTGCGTTGCCTACCATGAAGTGATTCCAAGGGTATTTTCAAATTGATATTACATATCCTCTCACTTTCTTACCATGTGCAGTTCTCTCTGTCATTCTTAAtacctctttttttcattccaaGGGATATTCAAAGATGACAATGCAAAGAATTGTTGAAACCATCCAGAAATCCACTGCCAGAGTTGTGGCAACATTTCTTATTGATCAAGATGCAAAGGTTATTTACCTATTAAAGCTTTAAGTTGTAATTTTCAGACATACACATATTATGAAGACTAGACGTGCCCACTCTGGTGCATGATACACCTCTGTTTCTTATCTCTTCGTCAGGCTTTGTTTGAAGAAGTGGTCTACAACAATGTAACAGATAAACAGTGGATTGCTAATGATGCTTGGGTTACATATGGGCCTATCTCATCTCCTCATAATATTCCCTCATTGGCTGGGACAATAGGATTTGCTGTACGGAGGATTGATATCCCTGCACTGGGAGCCTTTCTGGCACGCATTAATCCCAGCCTGACTTCACCCAACTCTGATCCTTTCACAAAGGAACTCTGGGAAACAGTGTTTGGATGCTCTTTTAGCCCTGGCCTGGGAGGAACATTGTGCACAGGCTCAGAGGTCATAGGTGAacaaaatcattacattttcttcaATTTTTAACTTCACTTGCAATATCTGTGTCTTTTACATTGCAATATTGACgtatttattcatttgcttATCTATTGTCTGTGGTGAGTCTCTTCTAGGCATTGGGGAGTCTTTGTACACAGATGTGGCTCAGCTAAGAATCACTTATAATGTCTATAAGGCTGTTTATGCTATCGCTTATGCAATAAACAACATGCTGGCCTGTGAACCTGGAAAAGGTCCCTTCCTAGAAGGCCAGTGTCCCGATGTCTGGAGGCTGCAGCCTGTACAAGTAAACGAAATTCTACGATCCAGATGCCACAAATGTTATCAATTTCAGAATATGTGATGTGAAAcaattttttctctctcagataGCCCATTACCTGCGAGAAGTGAACTTTACAACGCCTTTGAAGGAATGGATGAACTTTGACGAGAGCGGAGACCCGCCTGCTTCATACGATATCATCAACTGGCATGTGACAGCTCAAGGGACAATAGAGTATGTCACCGTTGGTCATTTTGTGTCCTCTCAGGGGTCAGATCTTCACATTGACATGGACAGAGTGGTGTGGGGAGGAGGCAGCAGACATCAGGTGTCTATTTTTAGCGCTATTTGTCATCATAAGTCTCTCTTTTAGTTACCCAGAAACCCATTTTGTGAGTGTCTCTGCTTTTGATATATCAGTATGTGCCTGCTCCTAGGTGCCTGTGACTGTGTGCAGCAGTCCTTGTCCTGCTGGTATGAGGAAAGCTTTGCAGAAAGGGAGACCTGTATGCTGTTTTGACTGTCTGCCTTGTGCTGGGGGTGAAATTAGCAGCAAAGCAGGTAGTTTTGAaggttcattttatttgtttgaataaatgCATATTAATAACTGGTGCTTTTATTCCAATGCATGTAAGCAATCGCTTCCAGAATAATGATTATACATAAATAATGTGTGACCACTATTGTATACCTAGTCTTTTCTAACAACTCTGTGGTGGCTGtggtatttttttcttaaatgttctTGACATTCACGACTGGCAACAGAGATTAATTCAATTTTACAATTCAAAACCCCTTAAATTTATCATATTATGATTAAGATGGCTTTTGCACGTAATAGgtattttaatgtattaaaaCCAGAACAAACTAAGACCAAATTGAAGCCTCTTAATACTGTTTATACTCCTCAGTAATAATTAAAGGCTTTAAAAACTATATCCATGGCTTATTTAAGGATTCTGTGTTGTATGggaaatcaaacagactttTGAGGGAAGTGTGcatagatttttttaaactgctctTGTCTTGTCTGTATTTGTAAGTCTTtaacaagacaagacagaaaTGTCCAAATCTCTGCTTGTGGCTGGTACTGTCCACTTCTCTCTATATTTTATGAGAGAAGGTCATAAGCATAAGGTTTTAACTCTGCTGTACATTATTTAACATAaggagtaaagagtaaaaacatctgcttcctccctctctcatgcAATCCCTCTCCCTTTGCCTCTTCGTAGGGTCACTGGAGTGCATTCGCTGTCCAGAGCGTTTCTGGTCCAACTCAAACCACACAGCCTGCATTCCCCAGCAGGTGGATTTCCTTTCTTACAATGACACCATGGGAGTCATCCTCTCCATCGTGTCAGGTGCTggggcagcactgacagctgCCACATTTGCCACCTTCCTTTACCACCGACAAACACCACTGGTAAAGTATAACAGCATCCTGGATTATGATGCTGAATAGCAGTTTAGACAGTATTAAATTGTAGTTTAATCAGGCTTAGAGAATAATAGTAATTGCATGTATATTGCAGtttcttaaaaaacaaatataatatatataatgctgtaatctctccctgtgtctcctTACTTCAAAATCCCTCCCGTGCTTTAAGGTGCGAGCCAACAACTCCGAGGTGAGCTTCATGCTCTTGCTGTCCCTCAAGTTGTGCTTCTTATGTGCGCTTGCTTTCATTGGACAGCCTGTGACTTGGTCATGTATGTTGAGACATACACTGCTCGGAATCAGCTTTGTGTCGTGTATCTCCTGCCTGCTGAGCCGCACTGTGGTGGTCCTGGTGGCTTTTCGTTCCACACTGCCGGGGAAAAACCGAATGCGCTATGTTGGTCCTGCTCAGCAGAGGTTGGGCATCTCCATCTGCACCCTTGTACAGGTGATTGTGTCTTTAACTTATTTCAGTTCCAATGTTATTAAGTCCTGTAGAGATTCTTGTTTGATATCCTGTTTTTCACACCTCCGTACAAGGACTGGGTCAGTTTGAGATTCAGTTACTTGTTCAAGGTCTTGCAGGTTCAAAACTGCTTTCTTTTCATGATTTGCATTTCCCAGAATGATGTCTGCAGCAGTTTATATATTCCTGTCCATTTCCTGAGCCAACCTCACTTTTCCAGGTGCTGATTTGTGTGCTGTGGCTGACCCTGGCTCCTCCTCAGCCTGCAGAAAGAGACATCATGAACAACTGGGGACCCAAGATCATTCTTGAATGCGCTACGGGATCTGTGGTGGGCTTCTCACTTGCTCTGGGTTACATTGGCCTGCTGGCCTTTGTTTGCCTAATCCTTGCCTTCCTAGCAAGGAAACTCCCTGACAACTTCAATGAGGCCAAACTGATCACCTTCAGCATGCTGATCTTCTGTGCTGTCTGGGTGGCCTTTGTACCTGCCTACATTACCTCTCCTGGGAAGTACACTGTTGCAGTGGAGATTTTTGCCATCCTGGCCTCAAGTTATGGCCTTCTGTTCTGCATCTTTGCcccaaaatgttttattatccTTCTGAGACCtgagaaaaacaccaaaaaatgcATGATGGCCAGATAGGTCAATAGAGCAATGaataaattgaaattgaaatgaaattgcTGTCACTTTGTGCTCACGTTGTCTGTACTTAACATGATCTAAGATATAAATGCTGTTGAATGTACTGCAGAAAAAATATCTGCATGTGTATGcctaaataaatggaaataaacatttcatcatACTGTTAGCTCATGAATTAGTGTGGTACCACCCTGACAACCCATCACAGACATTTACTCATCAGATGCTCTTACACATATTATCCAGGGTGAGAAATGCTGTATTGCTGTCTCTCAACTGCATACTGTCAACacatttcttctctgttctccCATTTTAGAAGACCCAAACATGGATCTTGCTCCTAATTAGCACAgtgactcaaaaaaaaaatccattatcaGTACAGCTTCACAGATTTTTGAGACCTTCTCATCATTCACTAGCCTTCATAATGTAGGCAATGGCGCTATTATGATAGAGACCATTCGTTTCCAGTGCAGTTTCTATGGTGCCCATCTCCTCTGTGACAATGGCTCTGACTGCATAAAGAAAGTTGGAGTAAAAGCTACCTGAAAAGATTTGACAGAATGCCAGGATTTTTATGAAAGAGACATCACCATCCTGAAAAGAGTATTATATACGTCATAGTGTAAATGTAAGCAAGATGCGTATCATTCACTCCGCTCTGTAACCACATTCAATGATTATGTAAAGTCACTGATATGCACACTACTCATACTCCTTTAAAACCCTTCTGTCATGCTACATCATGTCCTCTGATAATGCTATCGCTTGCTGGTGGAGTTATAAAAAGGTGGAGAAGATAACAGTGACACTGAACCAcacaataaaatgcatttgCCCAACAACGGCACTAAATGATGCAGTTATTCATTCAACTTTCTGGCAATATTTTGAgcagtttgggttttttttcaaatatttttacaaataCCTGGTCACTTGTATTTTTCCGAATGTTGGTAAGGGCTTAATTTgccctttttttgccttgtcaGTAATCTGTGACGCACTTTGAACTTCAATAACTGGCAGGGAAAGTGTTAAGTTTGTTTGatagattaattgattttgcatattttatcatACTTTTTGAGACCTGGCAAGAGATTTCTGATCCCTCTTTACTGCTTTTTGCCTtgaaaactcacaaaaataacTGCTTGTCAGAGCGAACCTGACACATAATGCTAATTGCGGCTTTTGTGATTGTGACTTGCTGGTGTTACTGGCAGACACTTCAACATTAAGTGGGAGGAAAAGTCTCAAGTAGTATAGTTGTCAAGTAGAAGTCACGAATGGATTGTCAACAGCGCCAACTGGGAGACACTTAACAGAATATTTGCTTAGCAGCTCTCTCCACTAGTTTCTCAAAACAGACTATTATGATAAAGCAACACTTCTGACTTTgtcaaaacaaaccaaaattaCAGGCTGCACCAAAAAGATATTTACTCCAGGGCTGCAGAATTATATTGTACTgtgtttatcttatcttatccaCTCCTAGCCTAATCACTGCTAACACTTCCTTACAGCCCAAGATATCATATCACAACTGTATATTCATGACACAGTACTTTAGATTACTTCTCTAACCTCTTGTAGCAGGTGTGCTGTTCCtggttcctcctggtgcagcGCTGTAGGTTTTGTCCTGCTGATTGCTGGGCGGTGCCACACCTTCTCATATAAGGGTCTGATTCcatccgcctcctcctctcttctcttccggGGCCAATTGTCCACTGTCGTGGCGTGGTGTGGTGAGGCCGGTGCAGGTGTAGGTGTGGAGGAGCCATTTGTGCTGTGGCTGTGCGCACACTGGCGCTCTGTTGGCGTGTTGGCCATCGTGGCGCATGCTTGTCCTGCAGCATACAGGTGTTGGATCACTGTCGCCGTGGGGACCGGGCTGCCCCGCTGGAAGCCCCTTGCGTGGGTTTGTGCATCCTCGTGTTTGGATCAGGCAGAAGTCGGGAGTAACTCCGCTGCTTGGCCTGCTGTGACGCTGCGCCGGCAAGGCTGATTGGGAAACTGATTCAACGCCACGGCTCGCTGGACGGCGTTGCTGTTTTGGttctttttggttctttttggtTCTTTTGGCTCTCTTCTTTTTGGCTCTCTTCTTTTTGGCTCCGTTGGAGTACATggttttattaattgttttattgttttgtttgatcctACCAATACTTGGTTCCGCTGTAAGCGTGCCGCTGTGTTGATGCGGCTGTTATAACAGTCTTTGCCGCGGTTCTTTATTagtttacacaaacatttagttattttgaatattgatttaatttaatttgatttcttttgtatggttgttttgtgttctaTTTTGAGATTTAATTCTTTTGGTTTCGTTAAGAGTATTATTAAATTGAGTACCGTTTTATtgagtttgatttcttttgtataTTAATTGCCTGTTATATTATAGTTGAGAAGttagattattttgttatttactttattacttattattgttttgtttgtgtgtattggTAAAGTGTGGCcattttattgtgctttttCTCCCTGTGGACAGGTGCTGTGGGCTCCGGGCGGCGACCCAATCCCTGGTGGTGGTTCTTCacgttttcagtttgtgtgtgtgcagtgtcacGGGTGTTTTAgtttcccccctccctcattGGTTTCGGGCGCCGAGGTAACCCAGCACTGTCCACTTCCCTTTCCCTTATGGCCCCGTGTATAACATTATCTGCTTTGGACAGCATTTATGGAACCTCATTTTAGGAATTATTGTTGAATAAAACTTGTATTATCAACGTTGTCTTTGCCCTGTGGTGATACGAACTTGCGTAAGCTTTTAGTTTTTGGTTATAAGTATTGTTATTTCCTGGGGTGCAATTCCCCAGGTGGCGTTGTTCGGCAACATATTCACCCTATGACCGCCACTCTTGTCACACTCTGTTGGGGTCACGGCTTTTATCATTAAAGGAAAACATCTGGTCAGCGTTTgtctcaaaaaaaaattactgatGACGAGATAGAGTCAATCGCTGTGAGCAAGTAGAAGTCATGCCCTTATTATATCATTCAGCTTCCCTCCTGTGTTTATCTCTATGTCGTCATGTCTCAACATATCCTTTGTCAGTATTCATAGGACTGGATTTCTATGAATTCTGGACGTATTCTCTACACTCACTTACTctgttaatatatttttcacAGCCATGACACGCTTCTTTTTATGTCTATATGCCTGTAATTTGATGGACCATTCATTTTATCGAAGAAATAATTGCACAGTGTTTTCTCATTcaaaagaaattaattatttaaccCTCGAATGAAGATGATCTGTTCTGGTTTCCTAAATTCAATCAAGCATATAGTGTGATGATGTGAAGGATCATTCTTTGAGATGAAGCAGAGACTGTGCACTATGAGGGGAAATCAATCCACTCCCTCATATACTGTcttataataaatgtaaatgggGTAATGCGGTGTCAGTAAAGCACTCTGCTCCTCCCAACACCTTTTCCCCTGCCTGTCCCTGTTAGACGTCAGAGACCCGACATCTCTCCATCTTCCAATT
The Seriola aureovittata isolate HTS-2021-v1 ecotype China chromosome 4, ASM2101889v1, whole genome shotgun sequence genome window above contains:
- the LOC130168066 gene encoding extracellular calcium-sensing receptor-like, which codes for MVESIPGSVYKAGDVVIGGLFPVHLKAPQPELDFRHEKVNAPCEIFNQRAYRWLQVMVFAVEEINNNSNLLPNFTLGYLAADTCMAESATLLSAMAMVIGQEVHLGNSGCGSVPVVPVIVGDAFTSSSIVVANTLGVFDLPMVSYAASCVCLSDKRRYPLFFRTMPSDAAQAWAMAELLRMMGWTWVGLVSADDDFGRSGIQMLLDALRGTEGYSKMTMQRIVETIQKSTARVVATFLIDQDAKALFEEVVYNNVTDKQWIANDAWVTYGPISSPHNIPSLAGTIGFAVRRIDIPALGAFLARINPSLTSPNSDPFTKELWETVFGCSFSPGLGGTLCTGSEVIGIGESLYTDVAQLRITYNVYKAVYAIAYAINNMLACEPGKGPFLEGQCPDVWRLQPVQIAHYLREVNFTTPLKEWMNFDESGDPPASYDIINWHVTAQGTIEYVTVGHFVSSQGSDLHIDMDRVVWGGGSRHQVPVTVCSSPCPAGMRKALQKGRPVCCFDCLPCAGGEISSKAGSLECIRCPERFWSNSNHTACIPQQVDFLSYNDTMGVILSIVSGAGAALTAATFATFLYHRQTPLVRANNSEVSFMLLLSLKLCFLCALAFIGQPVTWSCMLRHTLLGISFVSCISCLLSRTVVVLVAFRSTLPGKNRMRYVGPAQQRLGISICTLVQVLICVLWLTLAPPQPAERDIMNNWGPKIILECATGSVVGFSLALGYIGLLAFVCLILAFLARKLPDNFNEAKLITFSMLIFCAVWVAFVPAYITSPGKYTVAVEIFAILASSYGLLFCIFAPKCFIILLRPEKNTKKCMMAR